CTCAAAAGAACTGATATGGACTGGACCGGGGACAGACCTGGGAAAGGCAATGGAAATAATGCTTGAGAAAAAGATAGGTTCACTCCCGGTTCTGGAGGATGGGGTGCTCCGTGGCATCATTACTGAAAGGGATTTCCTGAGATCGCTTGAATGAATTCCGGAAGACAATGAATTGATTGGAACCAATCCCTGTTAGTTTGAAGCGATGCGGGACAGTTCGAGCTGGCAAAAATTGACGAAAAACTGTCCCAAACGTCCTCAAACTATCCCGGAATTTGATGCAGTTTAGTGAAATTGGAGTGTAAGAACTGGATCTGAAGTGTAAGAACTGGATCTGGAGTGTAAGAACTGGAATTACAATAGACCCGGAATTAGAATAGGTCCGAAGGTTTTCGGATTTAATCTTTAGAGAGCTTAAGTTTTCAGAAGTTTTGGAGGAAAGAAGATTCCCTAGTAGATAGACTGAGAAGTAACTCGACTTTGAATGTTCAGGATTTTGAAGTGTGGCTCATTTTGAACAGAATTTTTTCAAGTTAGCCCTCACTTCAACAAAAAGCGTATGTTACTTCTCTAAAACTTTAGCGTATATAGCTAAAAATTGTGAAGTCTGCAATCAATTCAAAAACTATAATTATCGATACTTATATATTGTGAAAGTGAAGGAGGTACTTCATGAACGTGGCGGACATCATGAGCTCACCTGTGTATGTTATAAATGAAGATGAGCCCGTGTCACATGCGAGAAAACTGATGTTAAGACATAAAATCAGTACGTTGCTTGTCCTCAACGAGGGCAAGATGGTGGGAATCGTCACAAAATCAGATATCGTTAACCGGCTGGCTCAGGCCGAACCCCTCTGGAGGAGGAGGCCAATAGACCAGGTGCCTATCAAGTTATTGATGACTGAATCGGTTATTACCATCTATCCCGAAGCCTCTATTTCCCAGGCAGCTGCCTTAATGCTTGAGAACAGGGTGCATAACATTCCGGTAGTAAAGAACGATATTGTAGGCATTGTAACCAGGACAGATCTTGTGCGCTATGTTGCGGAAAACGACGAGGAAATAAAAACAAAAATCTCCAAATTAATGACGGAGGACATCATTTCTGTTCACAGACATCATACTATCAACCATGTAATTGACGAAATGAACAGAAATGAGATCGAAAGAGTAGTCGTTAAAGATGATGCAGGAAAACCAGTGGGGATTATTTCCAGCAAAAGCCTTGCTTTAAACCTCTTAACTGACTTTCAGGGCGAACTTTCCACAAAAAACATAAAAATGACTCGTAGATCTTCCCCTGGGGGCCAGAAGACCTATAGATACGTAAAAGAGGTGCCTTTGACTGCAGAAGACATTATGGTTTCTCCGATAGTTTCCATTGACGTAAATGAAAACGTCAGTGCAGCCGCAAAAAAAATGATTGAAGAAGGACTGACTGCGCTACCTGTCAGTGACGGAGAAGATATAGTGGGCATATTAAGCAGAACCGACATTATGAAAGCCATCCTCTGATGTAGTGCGAGGTACATGCTGCATAAAAAATATCGATATAGAAGCTAATAAATCGGCAAAAAGTAAGAGAAAGATGCAAAATTAAAGCACAGGAAAACGGATGAAGAAAACACGCAAAAATTGCGAAAAAGTATAATTCAAAATTCTGGATACGCATGAGGTGAATTGCATGCAAGTTAAAGACATAATGGTACAGCCATATAAAATTAGCAAGTCAGACACCATATCTCACGCCCTAGACCTTATGGAAAAGAAGGATACAAAACGCCTGCTAGTAGTCAACGGCGATCAGGTACTCGGTGTACTTACAATGAGAAGTCTGACAGAGCAGCTCGGAACTCGCAAGAAACTGAGCAAACCTGCATCCTCTCTGCATGTTGCAACAGCCGTATCCGACAACTTTGTAAAGGTTCTGCCCGATACTGATATCAGGGATGCCCTTACCCTGATGAAAAAGAAAAGTGGCGTAATTATTGTCACTGATAACGGAAACGCCCTGGGCTGGGTAACACCTCAGGAATTCATGAAAATAAACCACTTCGCAGGCTTTGTTGGGGAAGTAATGGAAAAAAACCCTATCGTTGTCAGCCCATCTGACAGAGTGAGCCACGCCAGAAGGCTTATTCTTGATAAGAATGTGGGAAGGCTGCCAGTAATTGAAAATGGAAAACTCGTAGGTATTATTGCTGAGGACGACATTGCCTTTGCCATGCGTTCTTTCAGAGACCTGGTAGCTGACAACCAGCAAGATTCAAGGATAAGGAACCTGCTGGTAGGGGACATTATGACCCGCAGTGTCGTAAGTGTCTATACCAATACCCCTCTTGCAGAAGCTGTCCAGATAATGATAGAACACGATGTCGGAGGTGTTCCGGTCCTTAACCTGGAAGAGGAACTTGTTGGTTTCCTGGCCCGGAGGAATATAATAAATACAATTGAGGAATAAGCTCAAATCCAGAAAAACTGAGCCAGAAAAAACTTAATTAAGGCACTAAATCAAATAATTAAGAGAAAGAAAATAATTAAGAGAAGGCCTGTTCTATTAAGGCAGGCCTTTTTCAATTTCTAAAATTTCCTTTAGATTGATTTCTCATTTCTTAATGATTTCCGTTTTATAGTGGACCCCATTTTGCAGCGGGTTCTATCCTGCAGCAAACTCTATTTTGCAGCAAGTCCTGTTTTGCAGCGAATTCTATTTTACAGTAATTTCTGTTTTAGTGTGATTTTTTGGTCTTACAACTATCTTGCGTTTTAAAATGCTTTATCTCCACCAATCAAACCTCCAAAGACATCACTTCCAAGAATGCCGCTCTGTTCTTCCCGGTTACGACCGTAGGCAGAAGCTGCAAAGATCCTGTCAGCGAGGCGGGAGAAAGGCAGGCTCTGCATATATACTGTGCCCGGACCTGTAAGGGTTGCAAGGACAACTCCTTCACCGCCGAAGAGAGCATTTTTAAAATTCCTTGACCAGGTTATATCATAGGTCACAGTTTCGGTGAAAGCTGCCACACAGCCCGTATCGACACGGTATGTCTCGCCAGGTGCCAGATCCTTTCTTATGACTGTACCTCCAATATGGAGAAAAGCCAGGCCGTCACCCTTCAGTCTCTGAAGAATAAAACCTTCACCACCGAATAGCCCTGCTCCGAGCTTGCGGGTGAAAGCGACTTCCACTTCTACCCCGCGAGCTGCACAGAGAAATGAGTCTTTCTGACAGAGGAGGCTGCCTCCAAACTTAGTAAGGTCAATAGGAATAATCTTGCCCGGATATGGAGCTGCAAATGCTACATGCCCTTTCCCGGAACCCCTATGGATAAAGTTTGTAATGAAGAAACTTTCTCCTGTAAGCACTCGTTTAAGTCCTTTTTTCAAGCCTCCGAAAAGTCCACCTCCTTCATTACCCATGCTTGTCTGCATCTGGATTCCTGGTCCCATATAAGCCATAGCCCCGGCTTCTGCCTGGACGGCTTCTTCAGGATCGAGCTCGATTTCAACAATCTGCATATCGTCGCCCATAATCTGGTAGTCGATTTCATCTGCCATTTTACAATCTCCAATTTTTTTGCAAGCTCAAATAAAACAGGATTAGAAACAGATTAGAACCGAATACTTAAAAAGATTTTTTATGTACGGTCATTTCCTAGTATTTTTCAATTTATTTCCTGAAAAATAGCCTATTATAGAATATACCTGATTTGAAGACATGTTCCGAATATATGCCTGAGAATGATAATTTATTTCAGGGCTGAGAACAGATAAATAAACATGAAAAGAGATGGGAATGAAGAAATAGATCCTGAATTTGTAGCTCGGATTACCAGTTACCTGGGGTTTAATAAGGAAAGGGTTCAGCGTCTTTTTGAGAAGAGTTATCTCGCCCGAAACTGGGGAAAATATGAAAATTTGCTCCGTTTCGATAAGGAAATTTCCCATATCGAGAGAGGAACAGTACTTTATGAGAAGGACAGTTCTTTCGAAACCATTATGGGCTTTCCGAAAATCCGACGAGCTATGGTGCTGGATCCTACGATTAAAAAACACTTCAGTGGCCTTGAAAAAGTAGCCGTGGAAGAAAAAATGAATGGATATAATGTCCGTATAGCGATTGCAAAAGATGAGATCCTTGCAATTACACGAAGCGGATATATCTGCCCTTATACGACTCAAAAAGCAAAGGAAAAATTGAACCTGAAATTCTTTGAAGATTTCCCAGAGTTTGTACTTTACGGAGAAATGGTAGGACCTGATAACCCATATGTTCCAAAAGAAGTCTATGATGTCGAATCTGTAGAATTTTATATCTTTGATATTCGGAAGAAAAACAGCGGTGAACCTCTTCCAATAAAAAGGAAGCAGGAAATCCTGAAGAAATATGGTTTTTCCCAGGTAAGGTTTTTCAATGAGTTCCCGCTGGAAACTGCTGCTGAAGAAATTGAAAAAATTATCCGGAAACTTGGGGAAATAGAGCATGAGGGTGTTGTAATAAAGGACCCAGACATGATTCTTTCCCCGTTAAAATATACTTCTTCACAGAGTAATTGTTCGGATCTCAGACACGCCTTTAAGTTTTACAATGAAACAGGCAGAGATTACATGCTTTCCCGGATTGTCAGAGAAGGCTTCCAGACAGTTGAATGGGACGAAGGCGAGACCGAATTTGAAAAACGCTGCATGAAACTTGGAAAAAGCATATTGGGTCCTCTCAGAGAATCCATAAGAAGTGTGAAAAACGGTCAAAGGCTATATGAGGAGGTAAGGATAAGGGTGAGTGACTTAAAAACCGCAGCCGATTTCGAGGACTACCTTAAAAGACTAGGGATCGATGCAGTTTTTGAAGAGCCTCAACCGATTGGAGAAGAGTATCGGATAGTTATAAGGAAAATTAATAAGAGCACCAATGATAAAACTCATGCAATCTTGCAGGGTGAGACGTGGTAATTCTTTCCTCAGAATGTTATTCTCGAGCTTTGAAGTCTTGAGACCCTTTTTCAAAATGCTTCGAAAAGAAATATATTACAGTATAATTATACCAGATGCAAATTTCAAAGTTGTAATATCACTAAGGTCTCAGAGTTGCATAAAACAATTCTCACTTATAAAACAATTCGCACTTACAAAATAACTCATAATAATAAAATAACTTACATTTAAACAGTTTTTAAATATAGCAATTTAAAGAACTAAAAAAGGGATCCAGTATGACAAATCTTGCAATTATCGGGGCAGAAAAAAGTGGAAGAACTTCCCTTGCCGCAAACCTGGGGAAAAAAGGGACATCCTCCGACATAACTATGTACAATAACGATAAGGAAAGTCGGAAAATGGTTTTTGTGGATCCTCACGGCTATCCTAAAGCCATAAAGCCGTTGATTACGGCACTGAATATTTCGGACATGGCGATTCTCTGCATCCCTCCTGACGGCCTGGACAGGGACAATCCTGCAAGTGTTCATACAGGAGAATGTATTGTTGCCCTGGATCTGCTCGGTTTCAAGCATGGAATAATTGCCCTGACAAAGTCCGACAGTACCCATATGCATGCGATCGATGAGCTGAAAAAGAAAATAAAACTAATGACTGCGGGCATTTCTCTCCAGGACTGGGAATGCATTTCCCTGAATACCAATAAAGGTGCAAAAAATCCTTTTGAAGGTATGGAAGATCTTAAAGCCAGAATTAACGGGATTTCGGAAAAGATCGAAGCTGAACAGGCTGAGTTGAATAACCTGCCTGCCAGGGTGTTTATAGACCATGCCTTCAATGTTACTGGAAAAGGCTGTGTTGTTCTTGGTGTTGTCAAACAGGGAATCTCAAAAGATAAGGACAAGACCAAAATTTTCCCTCTGGACAGGGATATTGAAATCAGGTCGATTCAGAGCCATGATGTTGATATTGACAGCGCACCCACAGGCACCAGAGTTGGGATGCGCCTTAAAAACGTGCAGGCCAAAGATATCGAAAGGGGATTTATTATCTCTGATAAGGAAATTGTAAGTACTGACTATATCCTTGAATGCACCATCTCAAAATTTACGCGCGCAATTGAGACCTCAGGTGTGCTTCATCTCTTTGTTGGTCTGCAGTCCGAACCCGTGCGTGTGGAAAAGATTCTGGTTGATGGTCAGGAAGTTAAAGAAGTAAAGCCTGGCAGTACCTGTGTGATGGAACTTTCAGGCAATAAAAAAGTAGCTTATAGCAGAGAGGACCGTTTCCTGCTGGCAAACCTCGATCTACCCCAGCGGTTTGCAGGCTACGGCTTCCCCAAGCTTCCTTAAATTATTTTTTAAGGGAATAAAAGGTAATAATATGGAAAACGACTTAGGAAAAAAGGGAACCATACATGAAAACGGAGAAAATAAGGTAAGGGACAGAACCTTTTATGGGCACGTTTTTCACAGAAATGTCTGCTGGCAGCGTTCTTATGAGAGGCTGGAAGGTGAGGAGCTTATTATGGCACTATACGGCAGCCTCAGAAATGGTCTTTACAACAGCAGGCGTTTCGACCTACCGAACAGGTCAGAATTCCTGGGCACAACAAAAGTGAGAGGATACTCTCTTTACTCTCTGGGTCCCTATCCTGGCGTCTACCCTTCAGAAGAGGATTCCTATGTCATAGCTGAGGTGCGCAGGTTTTCAGGAAAACAGCAACTTGA
This region of Methanosarcina flavescens genomic DNA includes:
- a CDS encoding CBS domain-containing protein, with amino-acid sequence MNVADIMSSPVYVINEDEPVSHARKLMLRHKISTLLVLNEGKMVGIVTKSDIVNRLAQAEPLWRRRPIDQVPIKLLMTESVITIYPEASISQAAALMLENRVHNIPVVKNDIVGIVTRTDLVRYVAENDEEIKTKISKLMTEDIISVHRHHTINHVIDEMNRNEIERVVVKDDAGKPVGIISSKSLALNLLTDFQGELSTKNIKMTRRSSPGGQKTYRYVKEVPLTAEDIMVSPIVSIDVNENVSAAAKKMIEEGLTALPVSDGEDIVGILSRTDIMKAIL
- a CDS encoding CBS domain-containing protein, encoding MQVKDIMVQPYKISKSDTISHALDLMEKKDTKRLLVVNGDQVLGVLTMRSLTEQLGTRKKLSKPASSLHVATAVSDNFVKVLPDTDIRDALTLMKKKSGVIIVTDNGNALGWVTPQEFMKINHFAGFVGEVMEKNPIVVSPSDRVSHARRLILDKNVGRLPVIENGKLVGIIAEDDIAFAMRSFRDLVADNQQDSRIRNLLVGDIMTRSVVSVYTNTPLAEAVQIMIEHDVGGVPVLNLEEELVGFLARRNIINTIEE
- a CDS encoding TIGR00266 family protein → MADEIDYQIMGDDMQIVEIELDPEEAVQAEAGAMAYMGPGIQMQTSMGNEGGGLFGGLKKGLKRVLTGESFFITNFIHRGSGKGHVAFAAPYPGKIIPIDLTKFGGSLLCQKDSFLCAARGVEVEVAFTRKLGAGLFGGEGFILQRLKGDGLAFLHIGGTVIRKDLAPGETYRVDTGCVAAFTETVTYDITWSRNFKNALFGGEGVVLATLTGPGTVYMQSLPFSRLADRIFAASAYGRNREEQSGILGSDVFGGLIGGDKAF
- a CDS encoding RNA ligase; amino-acid sequence: MKRDGNEEIDPEFVARITSYLGFNKERVQRLFEKSYLARNWGKYENLLRFDKEISHIERGTVLYEKDSSFETIMGFPKIRRAMVLDPTIKKHFSGLEKVAVEEKMNGYNVRIAIAKDEILAITRSGYICPYTTQKAKEKLNLKFFEDFPEFVLYGEMVGPDNPYVPKEVYDVESVEFYIFDIRKKNSGEPLPIKRKQEILKKYGFSQVRFFNEFPLETAAEEIEKIIRKLGEIEHEGVVIKDPDMILSPLKYTSSQSNCSDLRHAFKFYNETGRDYMLSRIVREGFQTVEWDEGETEFEKRCMKLGKSILGPLRESIRSVKNGQRLYEEVRIRVSDLKTAADFEDYLKRLGIDAVFEEPQPIGEEYRIVIRKINKSTNDKTHAILQGETW
- a CDS encoding gamma-glutamylcyclotransferase family protein, whose protein sequence is MENDLGKKGTIHENGENKVRDRTFYGHVFHRNVCWQRSYERLEGEELIMALYGSLRNGLYNSRRFDLPNRSEFLGTTKVRGYSLYSLGPYPGVYPSEEDSYVIAEVRRFSGKQQLEVARTIDYIELFGGYHREYVDLEVGEQKLKGFIYVYDEKPESEKIEHGDWVRYLKERGLEERE